A genomic stretch from Spirochaetota bacterium includes:
- the thiS gene encoding sulfur carrier protein ThiS, with protein MIITLNGRKVEFDGKISVKGLITARGLKTDSLVVEKNRSIVPRDEWDSVMVEEGDTLEVLSLVGGG; from the coding sequence ATGATCATTACGCTGAACGGCCGTAAAGTGGAGTTCGACGGGAAGATTTCCGTAAAAGGGCTCATTACGGCCAGGGGCCTTAAGACCGATTCGCTGGTAGTCGAGAAGAATCGTTCCATCGTTCCCCGGGACGAATGGGACTCGGTAATGGTCGAGGAGGGGGACACCCTCGAGGTGCTCTCGCTT